The genomic stretch TACGCATTTCAACGATCTCTATGAAACGATGGCCATCAAGTCGGTTCTCGGCAACCACGCCAGCAAGGTTCTGATCAGCTCGACCAAGAGCATGACTGGCCATGCCCTTGGTGCTGCGGGGGGGATTGAAGCGGTTTACGCGTTGCTGGCCATGGAACGCGGGGTTGTACCTCCTACCATCAACTATGAGGAGCCTGATCCTGAGTGCGACCTAGACTATGTGCCGAATGAAGCGCGCAAGGCTGACGTCAAAGTCGCCCTGTCAAACTCTTTTGGATTCGGCGGCACCAACGCGACGCTGCTTTTTAAAAAAATATAACCACCGGGACAATTAACGAAAATGCTCATCATCGCAAGTGATCACGGGGGCCTTGAGCTCAAGGAAGCGGTCAAAACATATCTTAAAAAAAGACAGGTTGATGTTCGTGATCTGGGAACCAATGGTTCCGAGTCCGTTGACTATCCTGATTTCGGGGAAAAAGTGGCCCGGGCTGTTTCTTTGGGAGAAGCAGACGCCGGGATATTGATCTGTGGCACCGGGATCGGAATGTCCATCGTGGCCAATAAGTTTCCGGGAGTCAGGGCAGCTTTGGCCCACGACGAATTCACGGCCCGTATGGCCAAGGAACATAACAACGCGAATGTTCTTGTGCTCGGAGGACGCGTTGAGGCGGCCGACCAGGGTATTGAGATGGTGGCGGCTTGGCTCGACTCCGAGTTTGAGGGGGGACGGCATCAGCGGCGGCTCGATAAAATCGCTGAGCTGGAAAGAGCCATAGGTGCCGGAAAAATTTAGAGGCAAAAAGAAAATGGGCAGGCCTCTGGCCTGCCCATTTTCTTTGCAGCCAATGTAAAACGCCCATTGCAGACCTTAATTTCAGTTATTTAATCGGAGGTAATGTCACATGTCGGAACTGCTGGCCAAATTTGATCCTGAAATTGCATCAGCTATCCAGAAAGAGACTGGGCGGCAGGAGTACAGTCTGGAATTTATCGCCTCGGAGAACTTTGTCAGCGAGGAAGTGCTTGAAGCGCAAGGGTCAGTTCTCACCAATAAGTATGCTGAAGGCTATCCGGGGAAACGGTACTATGGCGGCTGCGAATTCGTTGACGTCGCTGAACAGTTGGCGATTGACCGTGCCAAAACCCTCTTTGGGGCTGAGCACGCCAATGTGCAGCCACATTCCGGGTCCCAGGCCAACATGGCCGTCTATTTTTCCGTCTGTCAGCCTGGAGATACCATTCTGGGGATGAATCTGGCTCACGGCGGGCACCTCACCCATGGTTCCCCTGTTAATTTTTCCGGTAAATTGTTCAATATCGTTCCTTATGGCGTCAAAAAGGAAACGGGGCGAATTGACTATGAGGAGGTGGAGAGGCTTGCCCTTGAGCATAAGCCCAAGATGATTGTGGTCGGGGCCAGCGCCTACTCCAGGACCCTGGATTTTGCTGCCTTTCGGCAGATCGCCGATAAGGTTGGTGCTATAGTGATGGTTGACATGGCTCATATTGCCGGTTTGGTGGCTGCCGGGGAGCACCCGAGCCCTGTGCCTTATGCCGACTTTGTCACCACCACCACGCATAAAACATTACGGGGGCCTCGTGGCGGCATGATCCTCTGCCGTGAGGAACATGCTAAAAAACTTAACAGCAATATTTTCCCGGGGATTCAGGGCGGTCCGCTGATGCATGTTATTGCTGCCAAAGCCGTCGCTTTCAAGGAAGCTCTTGCCCCTGATTTCAAGGAATATGCCCGGCAGGTCGTCAAAAACGCCAAGGCCCTCGCTGCGGCTCTCAATCGTCAGGGTTTTGATATCGTCTCCGGCGGCACGGACAATCATCTTATGCTGGTCGATTTGTCGAATAAGGACATTACCGGCAAGGTGGCGGAAGAGACCCTGGAGAAGGCCGGCATTACGGTCAACAAGAATGCCGTGCCTTTCGATACTCGGTCACCTTTTGTGACCAGCGGTTTCCGGGTCGGCACTCCCGCCACCACGACTCGCGGCCTGAAAGAGCCCGAAATGGAAATGGTTGCTGCCTGGATGGCTCGC from Desulfuromonas sp. KJ2020 encodes the following:
- the rpiB gene encoding ribose 5-phosphate isomerase B, with the translated sequence MLIIASDHGGLELKEAVKTYLKKRQVDVRDLGTNGSESVDYPDFGEKVARAVSLGEADAGILICGTGIGMSIVANKFPGVRAALAHDEFTARMAKEHNNANVLVLGGRVEAADQGIEMVAAWLDSEFEGGRHQRRLDKIAELERAIGAGKI
- the glyA gene encoding serine hydroxymethyltransferase — its product is MSELLAKFDPEIASAIQKETGRQEYSLEFIASENFVSEEVLEAQGSVLTNKYAEGYPGKRYYGGCEFVDVAEQLAIDRAKTLFGAEHANVQPHSGSQANMAVYFSVCQPGDTILGMNLAHGGHLTHGSPVNFSGKLFNIVPYGVKKETGRIDYEEVERLALEHKPKMIVVGASAYSRTLDFAAFRQIADKVGAIVMVDMAHIAGLVAAGEHPSPVPYADFVTTTTHKTLRGPRGGMILCREEHAKKLNSNIFPGIQGGPLMHVIAAKAVAFKEALAPDFKEYARQVVKNAKALAAALNRQGFDIVSGGTDNHLMLVDLSNKDITGKVAEETLEKAGITVNKNAVPFDTRSPFVTSGFRVGTPATTTRGLKEPEMEMVAAWMARALAHVDNEAALQTIRQEVKELCLKFPLYAHRLSA